Proteins encoded together in one Scheffersomyces stipitis CBS 6054 chromosome 5, complete sequence window:
- the MID1 gene encoding integral plasma membrane protein, which produces MNNLVVAFVSFFLATGAVAINFEFDIDAGLALPVENPYEEIAQEYEMNQIEFGSSLNKKPTVKVSNVNSHGLHEFTPISDTIVQSDTKYYSFSVNTTSGLGEFYELLIFITGNICTQPSNVGANQTSLAVYYSFNSSIFTNIEYSTMVLFENGYVQSLADVAVNSNNNESVLYIVVRAPENVNKTATWTYQIGVSQNDLVFQWDDQTWAQFIDSDDDSALVVTGNLTNVQGLNITELNATRSQFSLYVYSNDYRHYFDTLNSSWCAVRNGPALMNPATIESSYTSRQGSLHQQFHLTGLNKSTKYIAYLISDFHGSDFGGAVYRPFEFETLDTEACELIYNLEFCNQIAYSVPATPGGSKEEVRSLYDNQARNLFTNFSKAIQQISCDTEDTAQFSPIKTCSDCISSYKDWLCAITIPRCSTRNITGYTERKPGESRNSFINDIVMPNLSYYEVMPCVNICEAIVRDCPAQFGFMCPTTNETIRQSYYWDNGGQWPTCNYVGKLTVVTNAAFRASMVNWFMLVLSVALTVLV; this is translated from the exons ATGAATAATCTTGTGGTGGCATTCGTGCTGTTCTTTCTCGCCACTGGCGCGGTGGCCATAAACTTCGAATTCGATATCGACGCTGGACTTGCACTCCCTGTTGAGAATCCATACGAAGAAATTGCACAAGAATATGAAATGAACCAAATAGAATTCGGAAGCAGCCTCAACAAAAAGCCAA CCGTTAAGGTGTCCAACGTCAATTCCCACGGACTTCATGAGTTTACACCTATTAGCGATACTATTGTCCAGAGTGATACAAAGTACTACTCTTTCAGTGTGAACACCACCTCTGGGTTAGGAGAGTTCTAcgaattgttgatctttATCACGGGTAATATTTGTACGCAGCCATCAAACGTAGGAGCCAACCAGACCAGTTTAGCTGTGTATTATTCATTTAATTCGTCTATATTCACTAATATAGAATACTCAACTATGGTGTTATTTGAAAATGGCTATGTCCAGTCATTGGCCGATGTGGCTGTGAACTCTAACAATAACGAGTCGGTGCTATATATTGTAGTGCGGGCGCCTGAAAACGTCAACAAAACGGCTACATGGACATATCAGATCGGAGTTTCCCAGAACGATTTAGTATTCCAGTGGGATGATCAGACCTGGGCACAATTCATAGATTCAGACGATGATTCGGCTCTTGTAGTTACCGGTAATTTGACCAATGTTCAGGGACTTAACATCACGGAGTTGAATGCAACAAGATCGCAGTTTTCGTTGTATGTCTATTCAAATGACTATAGACACTATTTCGATACCCTCAACAGCAGTTGGTGTGCAGTTAGAAACGGCCCAGCTCTTATGAATCCTGCTACTATAGAAAGTAGCTATACCAGCAGACAGGGCTCGCTTCACCAGCAATTCCATCTCACGGGACTTAACAAATCGACGAAATACATAGCGTACTTGATCTCCGACTTCCACGGAAGCGACTTTGGAGGAGCGGTGTATCGTCCCTTTGAGTTTGAAACGTTGGACACTGAAGCCTGTGAACTAATCTATAACTtagaattttgcaaccagATTGCCTATTCGGTACCGGCTACACCAGGTGGTTCTAAGGAAGAAGTTCGATCTCTCTACGATAATCAAGCAAGAAACctcttcaccaacttcagtaAGGCTATCCAGCAAATTCTGTGTGATACTGAGGATACGGCCCAATTCTCTCCTATTAAAACCTGCAGTGATTGTATATCTTCATATAAGGACTGGCTCTGTGCTATCACCATTCCTCGATGTTCAACCAGAAACATAACCGGATACACCGAAAGAAAGCCAGGTGAATCTCGTAATAGTTTTATCAATGACATTGTTATGCCCAACTTGTCTTACTACGAAGTTATGCCCTGTGTCAATATCTGTGAAGCTATAGTGAGAGACTGTCCGGCTCAGTTTGGATTCATGTGTCCCACCACCAACGAAACTATACGACAATCGTACTACTGGGATAACGGGGGACAATGGCCTACTTGTAACTATGTCGGCAAGTTGACCGTCGTGACTAATGCTGCCTTCAGGGCATCCATGGTTAATTGGTTTATGTTGGTTCTCCTGGTAGCTTTAACAGTATTGGTGTAG